In the Phytoactinopolyspora mesophila genome, GGTATGGCTGCCCAGCCATACCGAGCGCAACGCCCGCAGGCGTGCCGGTATTCACGAGGTCGCCGGGTTCGAGCACCATGAACTGGCTCAGATACCAGATGACATGTCCGATTCCAAAGATCAGATTCGACGAGTTCCCATCCTGCCTGAGTTCGCCATTGACCCAAAGCCGTAGGTCGAGTTTCTCTGCGTCGGGCACTTCTTGGGCCGGCACCAGCCACGGCCCGAGCGGATTGAACGTTTCACATGATTTGCCTTTGTCCCATTGGCCGCCGCGTTCGAGTTGGAACTCTCGCTCGGAGACGTCATGAGAGATGGTGTAGCCGGCGATCACGTCCATCGCGGCGGCCGGCGAATCCAGGTAGCGGCCGGTCTTCCCGATCACCACTCCGAGTTCGATTTCCCAGTCGGTCTTCTTGCTGCCGCGCGGTATCAGGACGTCGTCGTTCGGGCCGACGACGGTGTATGGCGCCTTCATGAAGATGACGGGTTCGCTAGGAATGTCCATCCCGCTCTCGGCGGCGTGATCGCTGTAGTTCAGGCCGATGCACACAATCTTTCCGGGGCGCGCGATCGGAGCGCCGATTCGCTGGCCCGATGATTCCACTGGAGCCAGTTCACCCGCCTCCAATGCCTGGCGGGTCCGAGCGATTCCGTCATCCGCCAAGAATGCCCCGTCGATATCGGAAGTGATCGGCGCGAGATCGAAGGTGGTCTCGTCGACTCGGACAGCGGGACGCTCGGCGCCAGCTTCTCCGATGCGCAAAAGCTGCATGCTTACTCTCCTGAGGATATAGGGATCTCGGTTAACGATTCTGTCAGTTTGCCCGACGAAACCAAAGTCGTAGTCAGAGTGCGAGACAGGCCGGTCTTTCTACTTTCGGTCCGGTTATCCGATCAACTATGCCGGCACCCGGAAATCGAGCTATTTGACCAGGATTCGGGGTTAGGAGTCGTGCGGCATGTGGCCCAGACAAATGATGATCACGGAACGCGTACATGGTCCGGGCTGAGCTCGCTCACGGATTGCACGCCAAGCAATTGCATCGTGCGCCGAACCTCGGTCGAGAGGATCTCCGCGGCCCGGGATACGCCGCGTTCGCCCCCGGCCATCAGGCCGTATAGGTACGCGCGCCCCACCAGGCAGGCGTCAGCACCGAGAGCCATCGCCGCCACCACGTCGGCTCCGTTCGTGATGCCGGTGTCAAGGTAGACCTCGGCGCGGTTTCCGATGGCGGCGACGACATCGGGGAGTAGCCGCAGCGGCGTGGGAGCACGGTCGAGCTGGCGGCCACCGTGATTCGACAAGACGATCGCGTCCGCGCCCGCATCGACCACTCGCTCGGCGTCAGCGGTTGTCTGTATGCCTTTGACGATCAGCGGGCCGTTCCAGATAGACCGGAGCCAGGCGAGATCGTCGACCGTCATTGTCGGGTCGAACAGTGTGTTCAGGAGTTCGGCGACCGTTCCCTGCCATTCGGAAAGCGACGCGAACGCGAGCGGCTCGGTGGTGAGTAGGTTGACCCACCAGCTGGGATGCATGGCGGCGTCGAGAACCGTCTTGGCGGTCAAGGTGGGTGGCAATGTGAAGCCGTTGCGTACGTCTCTGAGCCGGGCTCCGGCCACGGGAACGTCAACGGTCAGCATCAGTGCCTCGTAGCCGGCAGCCGCCGCCCGCTTGACCAGCTCCTCCCCGGCCGCCCGGTCCTTCCAGACGTAGAGCTGGAACCAGGTGCGAGCGGTGGGTGCCGCGGCGGCCACGTCTTCGATCGACGTGGTTCCCATCGTGGAGAGGGCGTACGGGATGCCGGCGCGTTCGGCGACGCGTACTACTGCGCTTTCGCCCTCGTGATGCATCATCCGGGTGAAGCCCGTAGGCGCGAATGCGAACGGCATGGCGCTCGGTTTGCCC is a window encoding:
- a CDS encoding alpha-hydroxy acid oxidase produces the protein MTQRQLPRWSELKPLLRTKPMTVNPTDRRLEKALTISDLRRIARRRTPRSVFDYTDGAAEAEISLRRARQLFRDLELRPSVLRNVAEVDTSTSILGKPSAMPFAFAPTGFTRMMHHEGESAVVRVAERAGIPYALSTMGTTSIEDVAAAAPTARTWFQLYVWKDRAAGEELVKRAAAAGYEALMLTVDVPVAGARLRDVRNGFTLPPTLTAKTVLDAAMHPSWWVNLLTTEPLAFASLSEWQGTVAELLNTLFDPTMTVDDLAWLRSIWNGPLIVKGIQTTADAERVVDAGADAIVLSNHGGRQLDRAPTPLRLLPDVVAAIGNRAEVYLDTGITNGADVVAAMALGADACLVGRAYLYGLMAGGERGVSRAAEILSTEVRRTMQLLGVQSVSELSPDHVRVP
- a CDS encoding fumarylacetoacetate hydrolase family protein; the encoded protein is MQLLRIGEAGAERPAVRVDETTFDLAPITSDIDGAFLADDGIARTRQALEAGELAPVESSGQRIGAPIARPGKIVCIGLNYSDHAAESGMDIPSEPVIFMKAPYTVVGPNDDVLIPRGSKKTDWEIELGVVIGKTGRYLDSPAAAMDVIAGYTISHDVSEREFQLERGGQWDKGKSCETFNPLGPWLVPAQEVPDAEKLDLRLWVNGELRQDGNSSNLIFGIGHVIWYLSQFMVLEPGDLVNTGTPAGVALGMAGQPYLKPGDVVELEIPGLGRQRQTLVPA